TTAAGCTCAGGAAggaaaacaaattatttaagtttgtcCACATGTCAGATGTAACCGTTACGGTGTTGGTCTTAGACAGCTCATCTTGAATAGTCTTTTTCAATTGTTCATAAAGTTGTAGAATGACAGTTTCACCTACGTGTTTTCGGCTCGGCATTTGGTATTTAGGTTGTACTAACTGCATAAGACGATAAAAACCTTTATCTTCAACAACGGAAATTGGTTGGTTGTCTACTGCAATCATTTCCGCTATTGATTTCGTAATCGGAACTGATCTTGGGTCGTCTATTTTCCATTTAGATATAAATGAATCTTCTAGTGTGGATTGAGTAGTAGTAAAAGTTTTAGAATTTGAAGGTTGAGTACCACTGGTTGACGGTTGGACATCCTGTGCTGCGACAGGCTCCTGCTGCATCGCCTCGTCATCTGGAGTATTCGAGCTTACCCGACACACAGCTCTTTCAAGGTTAGTATATTCCATAGCGTGTTTCAATTTCAAGTGGTTGCTCAAAGCTGAGGACGAACCCTTTCGGCCACTGCCTCCCCGTGAAATCATTTTATCACAAATTGTACATTTCACTTTGCTGCGGTCTTCTTCACTCTCCCGATAATAAGTCCATACATTTGACCTTTTTCTGGCACTCATTTTAACGCTCACGATAACTAAATCACGCAAAAACTGTTCAAAAATGAATCAAAACAAACGCACGTGTCAATGGTCTACTCGTTACTGCATGACGTAATTCTTAATtacttctttcagtaaaataccctatctacgatatttaaggtactttccctttatgtcccataactttgggacaccctgtatattatgTGCATAAAGAACATCATTGATAGTAAAAAATGGGATTCAAAAAGCTATTCCATTAATTAATccctattttattacttaaagtAGTAAAGatggtataaaatataaaaaaaacgatcaaaaacaacatttaataaaaaaaccttaatTTGAGTACATTTAATAGCTGTATAACAGGCATTTGCATTATGGGGATTATTGCATAACAATCAATAGAAAATGGTGCTATTCTGTATTTTATTGTTGAGTTAGTAGTTCCTTAGCATAATTATATGAATATCTCACAACCAACTACTAAACTCACATTGCACTGCAGATGGAACTATTGATTTTAGCTCATTTTTCATAATTACAGCAGTACACACAGGTACAGTAATGTGTCTAACTCTAAGATGCACTTCAAATGTGTGGTTTGAGTAGAAATTAATAGAATCAAGTTATTCTCGCCAACCactttttgctttttttttaacaagtaACATCAGATTTTATCATTGTAGTTGAAgaatcaaataattttaaatacatattgttTTCTTGATAATAGATTTGCAAACTTTACTGGTAATATTGATGTAATAATATGGTAGATTTCTAgtgagtatatattataaaagacataATAAATTACTACAACATATCCCTGACTACTTCATTGTTAGGTTTCTCCCAAATTTGACCTGACCTATACAATCTATATATCTTGTTACTGATTAGTCTCTCTCCAAACTTCATCATGGCTCCTTCAAACTTATGTTGGAAAACCTGCATTTCTGTTTCATTATAACCTTCTGAGTTAAATTTCTTTGCATCCCTGCATACTATATACTTATGAACTCCTAGTACATCTACaggaatatttttaacattagcAGTCAGATTAAATATGTCATCAAAAGTAGTCATTGTTTCCAAATTCCTAATTGCAATTGGTGTCTTTTCTTGAGGCACATCATAGTAATGGGTTTTCTTCATGATATCCGGATATGCTAAGTCTATGTTGTCATCATCATTTTGATTCAGACAGAATAACAAGGGCTTAACCATGGATGTATGCACAGTCAGCATTGGATCATCATCTCTTAATAAAGCTTGAATTGTGTTATGTACTCTCGGAACTAGGAATTCATCCCAAGACATAACAGCAATATGAGTGACTTTATTGATTTCTTCCTTGTCAAATTTGAAGTGACGAAACATACAATCAAGTTCCACAGCACTTCTTATAATACCATaagattttgaaaatataaaaggaTAATTTAGTGGGTAAAACTGTATGTTCCATTCTGTTAGGTCTGCTGGAAACAAATTCAACCTTCTTATAACATCTTCAGAAATCATACTGTCATATATTGTGAATGAATTAACACCAGCTATGTGATGATAAACTAGAAACTCTATAAAGGCATCTCTAGACACAATTGGAATATCATTAGGTATAACACATATTGCTGGGACCACAGTGTTAACAAATCTTATATTGCTGTGTTTCCTAACCAATCTCTTTGTATTTATTCGAATTAATCTATTAATTGGTGCATGAAGAGGATTTACATTATAATCATTAATATAAAAGCTTACACCAATTGGTTTACCAAAGTTTTTATTAGTCACACACTGAAAGACATACAAACGGTAGTTGTTGATTGGTTCagacattattttataactaaacCTTCCTGATTTTGGTTTTGAATCATTTTCAAGCCAAATATAGCATCGAAAGTTTGGTGTTGAGTATGCCTTACCAACAACGATTGTATCAATAACATGTGCGGAAGTTTGCTTTAGGTGCTCATATTTTTCATAGGAATGCAaaaatgatgaatatgaatggaAATTTTCATCAATTTCCTGAAATAGTGATGGTGTTTCTTTGATCTCCATCGATGAATTTCTTAATAACTCTGACAACATCGTAGCATTGAATCCAGGGCCACAGAATTCTATCTCTGATAACCCAGGTTTTCCGAAAAAATTGAGAACTTCGAGAACATACCGCAACTTGTAATATTCATGACGGTACATGAGTAATGTGACGATACTCACGCAGCACACGATAATGAGGATTAACTGATAGTATTTCCTCATGATTCCCACTGACGATTTCCGGTGAGTCTTCATTGATTTAGTGCCTCTTTAATTATCATACGTAAACAGGCACATTTTTGTTTCTAAGAAAGAAACAATAAAAGCATTGATAATTCCTCGATCCTCCTAAATTAAACACTGTAATGCAGTCTTTTAAAACCCAATCAGATAAATCTTATATTACTTGGGTTGGATCGTCTTACAGATTACaatgttattattcattaattagGTCACATAATAAAAACCCTTGCAATGCAATGATAGTATCAACAGTTAATTTTATTTGGGTACTTCGTAGTAGGAATTCaatcaataattgaataaataaaataagaaagcttgataattttataaattttcacgCGTAAAACTTTAATCTAgtcgtttaatttttttaatgggtATTGACAATTGACTAGGTACTTTTTTTACTATTGACATTCAGTTGACATTGAGTACCTATTTTGAGTTGAGTGAGAATTGAGTAGTCAGATATTAACATGAAACTTTGAAAGACTTGACGGTGACGTCGTTGACATGAGCAAGGTACGATTTAGAGATCAATCaaaaaagagaaagctgatctcctgggctccctcttcgagTCCAAATCGACTCTgtatgaccaaggtgcaccaccatcgcatattccgcggtgcgagtcatacatgccggacgtaaaaatccggcatggcacCGTGcctaaggcgcttctcaccttggacattcgttggcggtgagtttggacatagcgaaggccttcgatcgggtgtggcataaagcgcttatagcgaaactgccatcctatgggcttctcgagaagttgtgcaaattggtcactagctttttggctgatcggagttaagagactgagcgtttggcgattaaataaaacaactgcttgactgtgaggaatatgtgtaAGATGATTTATTagaaagttacatgatatatatacaaaatccttaaaactagttaaccaattacaattgttacttaaaaaatatttacaagttcagaaaatactaaagcttatattttgagcaatagtAAAACGCTTCATTCAATAAGAactgagaataatattatgtggtcTATCTCGCtttaaaactaatgctatcgcagtaaaccggccagcgagcgcgggcttgtgtaaactcgcgtcgaacctcgatcaaaCGATGTCAATGAgtactctgtcgctcattgattaaaattgcatgaatagtgatcgacgcCCCGACGCGTCAgtcgagtacgctcggccttgctatgcggttgtgtaacgcggagcatatgactgatcacgtgagtatatctgcagTCGTCgggagaacgtgacgatgcttgtacttcgatgaggtgactactggtgatctgtatgattctatgagttgatgtacagcattatgaaatggttcttatcagagctaatattacgttatataaaataaaatgttcttttcggAACGAATCTTTCGTCATACgcttattaaagttattatgcacgattaattTATATGATCTATagtgctacgaaggtattacgttacaagttagatattagacatttgtattaattgatattattggttgtaggtacagctacaggagtcCCCTTCAAGTGAAACGCACCGGCATCTTGATGTGTAGGCctgtccttgacattttgatgGGCTGGGACGTCAAGTTGTTCGTAGGGTCTGGTAACTTACGAGTAGTATCTTGggtattggtggtatgtttGTCAGGTATGGTATCGGTAAGGTTTTTGGTAATTTGCACAGGTaaaggtaatgaatataatgtattgttttcttcagtttcatttaataaatatgcagattttaaacggtcgatcgatatgtttgtttgtcgacctggtaactgaatggtataaactttactgcttcgtttgataacacggtacggtccttcatatggtgtttgtaatggtggttttactgaatctattctaataaacacatgactgcatgtatgtaagtcttgatgaacaaatatgtgtttgttattacgatgtgaAGTTGGTGAGTATGGTTTATTAGCTGCGATATGGGTATGTAATTTATCAACGTAGGTATGATCCAATGAGGTAGATAATGTTGGTGTGCTTATGTCGAATAAATCACTTGGTAGACGAAGGTTATAGCCGTATGTTAGTTCAGCGGCGCTAACGCCTGTGTCCGATCGTAGAACTGCGCGCAGGCCGAATAATACGGTTGGTAATTCATTGATCCATGAACAGGTTTTTATTAACCTTGAACGAAGGGCTGTCTTGAAGCAATGATGAAAGCGTTCTACCTTTTCGTTATTCTTTGGGTTATAGCTAGTACTTCGTATCCGTTTAACTCCCATAGTTTTTATGAGGTTGGTAAACAGAGTGCTTTCGAAACGTCGACCTTGATCACTTGTTAGTGTCGCTGGGCATCCAAATCTTGAGATCCAGTGATTGTATATGATATCTGCAATTGTCTCGGCTGTAATA
Above is a window of Leptidea sinapis chromosome 40, ilLepSina1.1, whole genome shotgun sequence DNA encoding:
- the LOC126976373 gene encoding uncharacterized protein LOC126976373 encodes the protein MKTHRKSSVGIMRKYYQLILIIVCCVSIVTLLMYRHEYYKLRYVLEVLNFFGKPGLSEIEFCGPGFNATMLSELLRNSSMEIKETPSLFQEIDENFHSYSSFLHSYEKYEHLKQTSAHVIDTIVVGKAYSTPNFRCYIWLENDSKPKSGRFSYKIMSEPINNYRLYVFQCVTNKNFGKPIGVSFYINDYNVNPLHAPINRLIRINTKRLVRKHSNIRFVNTVVPAICVIPNDIPIVSRDAFIEFLVYHHIAGVNSFTIYDSMISEDVIRRLNLFPADLTEWNIQFYPLNYPFIFSKSYGIIRSAVELDCMFRHFKFDKEEINKVTHIAVMSWDEFLVPRVHNTIQALLRDDDPMLTVHTSMVKPLLFCLNQNDDDNIDLAYPDIMKKTHYYDVPQEKTPIAIRNLETMTTFDDIFNLTANVKNIPVDVLGVHKYIVCRDAKKFNSEGYNETEMQVFQHKFEGAMMKFGERLISNKIYRLYRSGQIWEKPNNEVVRDML